In the Vitis vinifera cultivar Pinot Noir 40024 chromosome 2, ASM3070453v1 genome, one interval contains:
- the LOC100262516 gene encoding AT-hook motif nuclear-localized protein 23: MAGLDLGTASRYIHQLHRSDLHLQRPQDSDEDNNTNRGGAQYSGDHQDDVAHHGLELVSANAGPGDIVARRPRGRPPGSKNRPKPPVIITRESANTLRAHILEVGNGCDVFDCVATYARRRQRGICVLSGSGTVTNVSIRQPAAAGAILTLHGRFEILSLSGSFLPPPAPPGATSLTIFLAGGQGQVVGGSVVGELTAAGPVIVIAASFTNVAYERLPLDEEEPLQMQQQVPQSSGGGGGGINNPFPDPSAGLPFFNLPLNMPNCQLPVDGWAGNSGARPPF; encoded by the coding sequence ATGGCTGGTTTGGATTTAGGCACTGCTTCTCGTTACATTCATCAGCTTCACCGTTCGGACTTGCACCTCCAGAGGCCACAGGACTCTGACGAAGACAACAACACCAACAGGGGTGGGGCTCAGTACTCCGGCGACCATCAGGACGATGTGGCGCACCATGGCCTCGAGCTCGTCAGCGCTAACGCCGGTCCCGGAGACATCGTGGCGCGGAGGCCCAGGGGTCGGCCACCTGGCTCCAAGAACAGGCCCAAGCCTCCGGTGATCATCAccagagagagtgcaaacacgctTCGAGCTCATATTCTAGAGGTGGGTAATGGATGTGATGTGTTCGACTGTGTTGCCACCTATGCCCGCCGGCGGCAGCGGGGGATCTGTGTTCTGAGTGGGAGTGGAACGGTGACGAATGTGAGCATCAGGCAGCCGGCGGCCGCTGGGGCGATACTGACGCTGCATGGAAGGTTTGAGATACTTTCGTTATCTGGATCCTTCTTGCCGCCGCCTGCGCCGCCTGGTGCAACTAGTTTAACCATTTTCTTGGCCGGAGGGCAAGGCCAAGTCGTCGGGGGTAGCGTGGTGGGTGAGCTGACTGCGGCGGGGCCGGTTATTGTGATCGCAGCATCGTTTACTAATGTGGCCTATGAGCGATTGCCGTTGGATGAGGAGGAGCCACTCCAGATGCAGCAGCAGGTACCACAGTCTTCAGGTGGCGGAGGCGGTGGTATCAATAACCCATTTCCCGATCCATCGGCAGGGCTTCCGTTCTTCAATTTGCCCCTGAATATGCCGAATTGTCAGTTACCTGTGGACGGATGGGCGGGGAACTCAGGAGCTAGGCCACCATTCTGA